A single region of the Amphiura filiformis chromosome 7, Afil_fr2py, whole genome shotgun sequence genome encodes:
- the LOC140157858 gene encoding uncharacterized protein encodes MHMHVVGGEVKVQRTESSRSDTQPLAPKMSGENGRIQLVLVVIALVVAIAALVVALVGLSLKGTTQITIPDYANGGVASSLSSSSGTSSDKIWSIAIGHANYNEAYIDEKTGTLKGFLIDIANAVCQYGNKNCRIVYDVWTHCWNSESGQVSRGGTGLMSDWYDACTGWYGTYDRYRTFTFSDPYGRGDPESLYAKPGSPLLTSWREMAGKKIGILDGWWTDEFCLNRNADRFTSGTPFTSDRVIHYAQPEDLVEAVMNGDIDYGFQSESGYIAQELQRVDGDPVIPCAVHGPSTMTRKVNQEFLNWWNEAQKRLMATTEYTRICQDMEDREVHGHKPGQTAEEYCFL; translated from the exons ATGCACATGCACGTTGTGGGCGGAGAGGTGAAG GTGCAGCGAACGGAATCATCTAGATCAGATACTCAACCCCTCGCTCCCAAAATGTCTGGTGAAAACGGTCGAATTCAACTGGTGTTGGTAGTAATCGCGTTGGTGGTTGCCATTGCCGCCTTGGTTGTAGCGTTGGTGGGTCTCAGCCTCAAGGGGACCACTCAAATCACGATACCAGACTACGCGAATGGTGGAgtagcatcatcattatcatcatcatcag GAACTTCCAGCGACAAGATTTGGTCTATTGCAATTGGACATGCCAACTACAATGAAGCGTATAT cgATGAAAAAACGGGCACTTTGAAAGGTTTCCTTATTGATATTGCGAATGCAG TTTGCCAATACGGCAATAAGAACTGCCGTATTGTGTACGACGTCTGGACACATTGTTGGAACTCAGAATCGGGACAGGTTTCACGTGGAGGAACCGGTCTTATGAGTGATTGGTACGATGCATGCACAG gTTGGTATGGAACCTATGACAGATACAGAACCTTTACATTCTCTGACCCATACGGCAGAGGCGATCCTGAATCTTTGTATGCAAAACCCGGTAGTCCTCTGCTGACATCATGGAGAGAAATGGCTGGGAAGAAGATTGGTATTCTCGATGGCTGGTGGACTGATGAGTTTTGCTTGAATCGCAATGCTGACAGGTTCACATCG GGAACACCTTTCACTTCTGATCGCGTTATACATTATGCTCAGCCAGAAGATCTTGTTGAGGCGGTAATGAATGGAGAT ATTGACTATGGTTTCCAATCGGAGTCCGGTTATATTGCTCAAGAACTTCAGCGTGTTGATGGTGATCCAGTCATTCCCTGTGCCGTGCATGGTCCTTCCACCATGACCCGCAAGGTCAACCAGGAATTCTTGAACTGGTGGAATGAAGCACAGAAACGACTGATGGCAACCACAGAATACACAAGAATTTGCCAAGACATGGAAGATAGAGAGGTTCACG GTCACAAACCTGGTCAGACTGCCGAGGAATACTGTTTCTTATAA